The genomic segment TCGTCGGGGTCGCCCGGCACCAGACCGGCAAGCCGCCGGTCCAGGAGTCGGCCTCCGAGCCGCGCTCGTCCGGCATGGCGCTGGCCCGCAAGGCCGCCGCCGCCCTGAAGTTCCACCGGCTCATCCTCGGCGTCGAGGCCTCCCTGCTGATCCTGGTCCTCGCGATCGTGGACCAGGCTCGGGGCGACCTGTTCTTCTCCCGCCTCGGTGTCGCCGTACTCGCCGGCATCGCGCTGCTCCAGACACTGCTGCACCTGGTGTCCATCCTCGTCTCCAGCAGGCTGAAGTGAGCGGCGGCATGAAGGTCGGCGCGGTGATCATCACCATGGGCAACCGCCCCGACGAACTCCGCGCCCTCCTCGACTCGGTCGCCAAGCAGGAGGGCGACCGGGTCGAGGCGGTCGTCGTCGGCAACGGCTCGCCCGTCCCGGACGTCCCCGAGGGCGTACGGACGGTCGAGCTGCCCGAGAACCTCGGCATCCCCGGCGGCCGCAACATAGGCATAGAGGCGTTCGGCCCCAGCGGCCGGGACGTCGACGTCCTCCTCTTCCTCGACGACGACGGCCTGCTCGCGCACCACGACACCGCCGAACTCTGCCGCCGGGCCTTCGAGGCCGATCCGAAGCTCGGCATAGTCAGCTTCCGCATCGCCGACCCCGACACCGGTGAGACCCAGCGGCGCCATGTGCCCCGGCTGCGGGCCGCCGACCCGATGCGCTCCTCCCGGGTCACCACCTTCCTCGGCGGCGCCAACGCCGTACGCACCCAGGTCTTCGCCGAAGTCGGCGCTCTCCCGGACGAATTCTTCTACGCACACGAGGAAACCGACCTGGCATGGCGGGCCCTCGACGCGGGCTGGATGATCGACTACCGGTCCGACATGGTGCTGTACCACCCCACGACCGCGCCCTCCCGGCACGCGGTCTACCACCGCATGGTCGCGCGCAACCGCGTCTGGCTCGCGCGCCGCAACCTCCCCGGCCTCCTCGTCCCGGTCTATCTGGGCGTCTGGCTGCTCCTGACCCTGCTCCGCAAGCCCTCCGGCCCGGCCCTGAAGGCCTGGTTCGGCGGCTTCAAGGAGGGCTGGACGAGCCCCTGCGGCCCCCGCCGGCCCATGAAGTGGCGTACGGTGTGGCGGCTGACCCGGCTGGGCCGACCGCCCGTCATCTGACAAGCTCGAAATCTGAGAGCATTCGGCCGTACCCGGTCCAGGTTTCCGCCTCGGCCCGACCAGGCTGCGCACTTTGAGGACGAAAGTTTCCATTTGTGAGTGAGACAACGCATGACGGCAGGGTTGTGGTGAGCGACCGTCCGTCGCCCGACGACGGGCTCTCCGCGACGGAACTGGCCACCAAGTACGGGCTCGCCGTGAGCGGCGCCCGGCCCGGACTCGTCGAGTACGTCCGCCAGATGTGGGGGCGGCGGCACTTCATCCTCGCCTTCTCCCAGGCGAAGCTCACCGCGCAGTACAGCCAGGCCAAGCTCGGCCAGCTGTGGCAGGTGGCCACCCCGCTGCTCAACGCGCTCGTGTACTTCCTCATCTTCGGCCTGATCCTCAACGCCGACCGGGGCATGTCGCGCGAGGTGTACATCCCGTTCCTGGTCACGGGTGTGTTCGTGTTCACCTTCACGCAGAGCTCGGTGATGGCGGGCGTGCGCGCGATCTCCGGCAACCTGGGCCTGGTGCGCGCCCTGCACTTCCCGCGTGCCTCGCTGCCCATCTCCTTCGCGCTTCAGCAGCTTCAGCAGCTGCTGTTCTCGATGATCGTGCTGTTCTGCGTGGCGGTCGGCTTCGGCAGCTATCCGCGGCTGTCCTGGCTGCTGATCCTCCCCGTGCTGGCGCTGCAGTTCCTGTTCAACACCGGCCTCGCGCTGATCATGGCCCGCGCGGGTGCCAAGACCCCGGACCTCGCGCAGCTGATGCCGTTCGTGATGCGGACCTGGATGTACGCCTCCGGCGTCATGTTCTCGATCCCGGTGATGCTCGACGGCCACCCCGAGTGGATCGCCGACGTCCTCCAGTGGAACCCGGCGGCGATCTACATGGACCTGATGCGCTTCGCGCTGATCGACGGCTACGGCTCCGAGAACCTGCCCCCGCACGTGTGGGCGGTCGCCGGCGGCTGGGCCGTACTGATCGCGCTCGGCGGCTTCGTGTACTTCTGGAAGGCCGAGGAGAGGTACGGCCGTGGCTGAGTCACTCATCCCCACCGTCATCGCGGACGAACTGCACATCGTCTACCGCGTCAACGGCGCCAAGACCGGCAAGGGCAGCGCGACCGCTGCCCTCAGCCGCATCGTCAAGCGCGGCGAGGAGCGTGGTGTGCGCAAGGTGCACGCCGTCAAGGGCGTCTCCTTCATCGCCTACCGGGGCGAGGCCATCGGCCTGATCGGCTCCAACGGCTCCGGCAAGTCCACCCTGCTGCGTGCGATCGCCGGTCTGCTCCCCGCGGAGCAGGGCAAGGTCTACACGGACGGCCAGCCCTCGCTGCTCGGCGTCAACGCCGCCCTGATGAACGACCTCACGGGCGAACGGAACGTCATATTGGGCGGCCTCGCGATGGGTATGTCCCGCGAGCAGATCAGGGAGCGCTACCAGGGGATCGTCGATTTCTCCGGCATCAACGAGAAGGGCGACTTCATCACCCTGCCGATGCGCACCTACTCCTCCGGCATGGCGGCCCGGCTGCGCTTCTCCATCGCGGCGGCCAAGGACCACGACGTGCTGATGATCGACGAGGCCCTCGCCACCGGTGACCGCGCGTTCCAGAAGCGCTCGGAGGCCCGCATCCGCGAACTGCGCAAGGAGGCCGGCACGGTCTTCCTGGTCAGCCACAACAACAAGTCCATCCGCGACACCTGCGACCGCGTCCTGTGGCTGGAACGCGGCGAACTGCGCATGGACGGCCCGACGGACGAGGTCCTGAAGGAATACGAGAAGTTCACGGGCAAGTAGGACAGGCCCTGTCCCGACATGACCGGCCCCACCGGAACTGTTCCGGTGGGGCCCGGCGTCTGCAAGGGATACCGGGGAGCGCGTCCGCAAAGAGAACGCCGACTTCGGCAGGGAAGCGTCAACTCCGGTTACCCCTGGGAAGCTTGGGTGCAATCGGTGCTTTCTTGTGATGTGCAGGACACCCCGACGGAGCATGGTGCGTTGTACAACGTAAGCTGTACCGGTGCCGAATCGCGGCAAGTGGGTCCATAATGCGCGACACCCGGCATCAGCCGCAGACGCCGCCCACTGGGCGGCGTGTCCGAAATAGTGCGTATTGGGTCGGCAGTGTAGAACGGGAGATGTGACGGCCATGGCTACGGAGACTCCCCAGCTCAACCACGCTTCTGCCGTTCCCGCGCCGGGTGACGAGCGGTGACCGAAGCCGGGACGGCGCGCGCCGGGGACCCGGAGCGCGACACCCTCGACAAGGCCGGGTCCGAGAACTTTCCCGTCGCCCCGTTCTTCCTGCCCAGGGCCTGGCGCGACGACCTCATGGCCGTGTACGGCTTCGCCCGCCTCGTCGACGACATCGGTGACGGCGACCTCGCCCCCGGCGGCGCCGACGCCCGTCTCCTGGGCGTCTCCCCGCAGGACGCCGACGACCGGCTGCTCCTCCTGGACGCCTTCGAGACCGACCTCGCCAAGGTCTTCGACGGCACCCCGAACCACCCGCTGCTGCGCCGACTCCAGCACACCGTCCGCAGCCGCTCCCTCACCCCCGAGCCGTTCCTCGCCCTGATCGCCGCCAACCGCCAGGACCAGCTGGTCAAGCGGTACGAGACCTACGACGACCTGCTCGCCTACTGCGCGCTGTCCGCCAACCCGGTCGGCCACCTGGTCCTCGCCGTCACGGGCGCCAGCACCCCCGAACGGGTCCGGCACTCCGACGCGATCTGCACCGCGCTGCAGATCGTCGAACACCTCCAGGACGTGGCCGAGGACCTGGGCCGCGACCGTGTCTATCTGCCCGCCGCGGACATGAAGCGCTTCCACGTCCAGGAGACGGACCTCGCCGCGCCCACCGCAGGCGCGTCGGTGCGCGCACTGGTCGCGTACGAGACGCGACGCGCCCGGAATCTCCTGAATGACGGCACCCCCCTCGTGGGTAGCGTCCGCGGCAGGCTGAGGCTGCTCCTCGCGGGGTTCGTGGCGGGAGGAAGGGCGGCCGTCCACGCGATCGCCGCCGCCGAATTCGACGTACTTCCCGGCCCGCCCAAGCCCGGCAAGCTCCGGCTGCTGCGCGAGGTGGGCGCGACCCTGCGAGGAGAGGGGTGATCCGGACCGTGGAGTCGGAACCACACGCGTCCGCGCCGGTACTCGCCGCCTACAGCTACTGCGAGGCCGTCACCGGACAGCAGGCCCGTAACTTCGCCTACGGCATCAGGCTGCTGCCGACGCCCAAGCGTCGCGCGATGTCCGCGCTGTACGCGTTCTCGCGGCGCGTCGACGACATCGGTGACGGCGCGCTCGCGGTCGAGGTCAAGGCGGCCCGGTTGGAGGAGACCAGAGCGCTGCTGGCCCGGGTCCGGGTCGGTTCCGTGGACGAGGACGACACGGACCCCGTCGCGGTCGCCCTCGCCCATGCCGCGACGGCCTTCCCGATCCCTCTCGACGCCCTCGACGAACTCATCGACGGCGTCCTCATGGACGTACACGGTGAGCACTACGAGGCCTGGGAGGACCTGAAGGTCTACTGCCGCTGTGTCGCCGGAGCCATCGGACGGCTCTCACTCGGTGTCTTCGGCACGGAACCGGGGGTGCGCGGTGCGGAACGAGCACCGGAGTACGCCGACACCCTCGGGCTCGCGCTCCAACTGACCAACATCCTCAGAGACGTTCGGGAGGACGCGGAGGGTGGGCGTACCTATCTGCCCGCCGACGACCTTGCGAAATTCGGCTGCTCGGCGGGGTTCTCCGGGCCTCTCCCGCCGGCCGACTCCGACTTCGCGGGTCTGGTGCACTTCGAGGTGCGCCGGGCCCGCGCCCTGTTCGCCGAGGGCTACCGGCTGCTGCCGATGCTCGACCGCCGCAGCGGCGCCTGTGTCGCCGCCATGGCCGGCATCTACCGGCGGCTGCTCGACCGCATCGAGCGCGAGCCGGATGCCGTGCTGCGCGGCCGGGTCTCGCTGCCGGGCCGCGAGAAGGCGTATGTCGCCGTACGCGGCCTCTCCGGTCTGGACGCCCGCCATGTGTCGCGCCGTACCGTCAGGAGGCGTGCCTGATGGACAATCCGGTCCAAGGTGAACCCATCGGGGAAAAGTGGTACGCAACCCTCCGCGGCACCAGGGCGTCCCTGACTGCAACGGCCGCCCGCGGACCAGTCCGGCGCCCCGGCGGGCCGGCAGGGGAGGGTGCACGATGACCGACGGCGCGCAGTCCGAGGGACTGCCGGACGCGGACCGTACGGGCCGCCGCCGGAGCACGGCCGTGGTGGTCGGCGGCGGGCTGGCGGGCATCGCCGCCGCGCTCTCGCTCGCCGACGCCGGCGTCCACGTCACCCTTCTGGAAGGGCGGCCCCGCCTCGGCGGACTCGCCTTCTCCTTCCAGCGCGGTGATCTGACCGTCGACAACGGACAGCACGTGTACCTGCGGTGCTGCACCGCCTACCGCTGGTTCCTCGACCGCGTCGACGGGGCCGCGCTCGCGCCGTTGCAGGATCGTCTCGACGTGCCGGTTCTCGACGCCGACGGCCGGCCCGGACGGCGGCTCGGCAGACTGCGGCGCGACGCGCTGCCCGTCCCCCTGCATCTGGGGCGCAGTCTGGCCACGTACACCCATCTCTCGCTCGCCGAGCGCGCCAAGGTGGGGCGCGCCGCACTGGCGCTCAAGGCCCTCGACCTCGCCGATCCCGCGCTGGACGAACGGGACTTCGGCGGCTGGCTGGCCGCGCACGGTCAGTCGGCGCGGGCCGTCGAGGCACTGTGGGACCTCGTGGGGGTCGCCACCCTCAACGCGGTGGCCCAGGACGCCTCTCTCGGGCTCGCCGCGATGGTGTTCAAGACGGGGCTGCTGTCCGACCCGGGCGCGGCCGACATCGGCTGGGCCCATGTCCCGCTGGGTGAACTGCACGACAAGCTGGCCCGCAAGGCGCTCGACTCGGCCGGGGTCCGCACCGGACTCCGCACCCGCGTCACCTCCATCTCCCCCTCGGAGAAGGGGAGTTGGCGGGTCGAGATGCCCGGCGAGAGCCTCGACGTCGACGCGGTCGTCCTCGCCGTACCGCAGCGCGAGACGTACGACCTGCTGCCCGAGGGGGCGCTCGACCGGCCCGGGCGGCTGCTGGAGATCGGCACCGCGCCGATCCTCAACGTCCATGTGGTCTACGACCGGAAGGTGCTGGGCAAGCCGTTCTTCGCGGCGCTCGGCTCGCCGGTGCAGTGGGTCTTCGACCGGACCGAGGCGTCCGGGCTGCGCGAGGGCCAGTACCTGGCGCTGTCGCAGTCGGCCGCGCGGGACGAGATCGACACGCCCGTGTCCGTGCTCCGCGAGCGCTATCTGCCCGAGCTGGAACGGCTGTTGCCCGGCGCGCGCGACGCCGAGGTGAAGGACTTCTTCGTGACCCGGGAGCGCACCGCGACCTTCGCTCCCACCCCCGGCGTCGGACGGCTCAGGCCCGGCGCCCGCACCAAGGCACCCGGCCTGTACCTGGCCGGAGCGTGGACCGCCACCGGGTGGCCCGCGACCATGGAGAGTGCGGTCCGCAGCGGCATCGGCGCGGCGGACGCCGCCCTCGCCGCGCTGGGCCGGCCCCGGGATCACCTCTTCGACTACGAGGAGGCCGCGTGACGCTCGAAGCGCACAGGACCGGTTCCCGCACTCTCGGTACCACGAACACATCGACATCTGGAGAGACTGTGCCCACTGTGCCCCCGGCCGTGACGGCCGCTGCGAGGACCGCGGTGGACGTGACCGCGCTCCTGGAGCGCGGGCGGACCCTGGCCACCCCCGTGCTGCGGGCGGCCGTCGATCGGCTGGCGCCCCCGATGGACACCGTCGCCGCCTACCACTTCGGCTGGATCGACGCCCACGGCAACCCGGCGGACGGCGACGGCGGCAAGGCCGTACGTCCCGCGCTCGCCGTCATGTCCGCCGAGGTCACCGGCGCCGCTCCCGAGGTCGGCATCCCCGGCGCGGTCGCGGTGGAACTGGTGCACAACTTCTCGCTGCTGCACGACGACCTGATGGACGGCGACGAACAGCGCCGCCACCGCGACACCGTCTGGAAGGTCCACGGCCCCGCCCAGGCCATCCTCGTCGGCGACGCCCTGATGGTCCTCGCCAACGAGATCCTCCTCGAACTGGGCACCGCCGAGGCGGCCCGCGCCACCCGCCGCGTCACCACGGCGACCCGCGCCCTCATCGACGGACAGGCCCAGGACATCTCCTACGAGCACCGCGAGCGGGTCACCGTCGAGGAGTGCCTGGAGATGGAGGGCAACAAGACCGGCGCCCTGCTCGCCTGCGCCTGCTCCATCGGCGCGGTCCTCGGCGGCGCGGACGACCGTACCGCCGACACGCTGGAGAAGTACGGCTACCACCTGGGCCTCGCCTTCCAGGCCGTCGACGATCTGCTGGGCATCTGGGGCGACCCGGTCTCCACCGGCAAGCAGACCTGGAGCGATCTGCGCCAGCGCAAGAAGTCCCTGCCGGTCGTGGCCGCGCTCGCCGCGGGCGGCCCGGCCTCCGAGCAACTCGGTGAGCTCCTCGCCGCCGACGCCAAGAGCAGCGACTTCGAGAGCTTCTCCGAGGAGGAGTTCGCCGTGCGCGCCGCCCTCATCGAGGAGGCGGGCGGCCGGGAGTGGACGGCCGAGGAGGCCCGCCGCCAGCACACGATCGCCATCGAGGCCCTGGACTCGATCCGGATGCCCGAACGGGTACGGGACCAGTTCGCGGCGCTCGCCGACTTCGTCGTCGTACGGAAGAGGTGATCGCCATCCCCCAGGAGTCGACCGCCATCGGTCGAATAGCCCTCGCGTAGTCGCCGGCCGGTGCTCGTCACCGGACACGCACCGGCCGACGGCTGACCCACCGCAGAGAGATCCGTCCACTGCACGAAGGGGAAGCCATGAC from the Streptomyces sp. NBC_00310 genome contains:
- the hpnD gene encoding presqualene diphosphate synthase HpnD produces the protein MIRTVESEPHASAPVLAAYSYCEAVTGQQARNFAYGIRLLPTPKRRAMSALYAFSRRVDDIGDGALAVEVKAARLEETRALLARVRVGSVDEDDTDPVAVALAHAATAFPIPLDALDELIDGVLMDVHGEHYEAWEDLKVYCRCVAGAIGRLSLGVFGTEPGVRGAERAPEYADTLGLALQLTNILRDVREDAEGGRTYLPADDLAKFGCSAGFSGPLPPADSDFAGLVHFEVRRARALFAEGYRLLPMLDRRSGACVAAMAGIYRRLLDRIEREPDAVLRGRVSLPGREKAYVAVRGLSGLDARHVSRRTVRRRA
- a CDS encoding DUF6380 family protein, with amino-acid sequence MDNPVQGEPIGEKWYATLRGTRASLTATAARGPVRRPGGPAGEGAR
- the hpnE gene encoding hydroxysqualene dehydroxylase HpnE, whose product is MTDGAQSEGLPDADRTGRRRSTAVVVGGGLAGIAAALSLADAGVHVTLLEGRPRLGGLAFSFQRGDLTVDNGQHVYLRCCTAYRWFLDRVDGAALAPLQDRLDVPVLDADGRPGRRLGRLRRDALPVPLHLGRSLATYTHLSLAERAKVGRAALALKALDLADPALDERDFGGWLAAHGQSARAVEALWDLVGVATLNAVAQDASLGLAAMVFKTGLLSDPGAADIGWAHVPLGELHDKLARKALDSAGVRTGLRTRVTSISPSEKGSWRVEMPGESLDVDAVVLAVPQRETYDLLPEGALDRPGRLLEIGTAPILNVHVVYDRKVLGKPFFAALGSPVQWVFDRTEASGLREGQYLALSQSAARDEIDTPVSVLRERYLPELERLLPGARDAEVKDFFVTRERTATFAPTPGVGRLRPGARTKAPGLYLAGAWTATGWPATMESAVRSGIGAADAALAALGRPRDHLFDYEEAA
- a CDS encoding ABC transporter ATP-binding protein, which produces MAESLIPTVIADELHIVYRVNGAKTGKGSATAALSRIVKRGEERGVRKVHAVKGVSFIAYRGEAIGLIGSNGSGKSTLLRAIAGLLPAEQGKVYTDGQPSLLGVNAALMNDLTGERNVILGGLAMGMSREQIRERYQGIVDFSGINEKGDFITLPMRTYSSGMAARLRFSIAAAKDHDVLMIDEALATGDRAFQKRSEARIRELRKEAGTVFLVSHNNKSIRDTCDRVLWLERGELRMDGPTDEVLKEYEKFTGK
- a CDS encoding ABC transporter permease — its product is MSETTHDGRVVVSDRPSPDDGLSATELATKYGLAVSGARPGLVEYVRQMWGRRHFILAFSQAKLTAQYSQAKLGQLWQVATPLLNALVYFLIFGLILNADRGMSREVYIPFLVTGVFVFTFTQSSVMAGVRAISGNLGLVRALHFPRASLPISFALQQLQQLLFSMIVLFCVAVGFGSYPRLSWLLILPVLALQFLFNTGLALIMARAGAKTPDLAQLMPFVMRTWMYASGVMFSIPVMLDGHPEWIADVLQWNPAAIYMDLMRFALIDGYGSENLPPHVWAVAGGWAVLIALGGFVYFWKAEERYGRG
- a CDS encoding glycosyltransferase family 2 protein, with product MSGGMKVGAVIITMGNRPDELRALLDSVAKQEGDRVEAVVVGNGSPVPDVPEGVRTVELPENLGIPGGRNIGIEAFGPSGRDVDVLLFLDDDGLLAHHDTAELCRRAFEADPKLGIVSFRIADPDTGETQRRHVPRLRAADPMRSSRVTTFLGGANAVRTQVFAEVGALPDEFFYAHEETDLAWRALDAGWMIDYRSDMVLYHPTTAPSRHAVYHRMVARNRVWLARRNLPGLLVPVYLGVWLLLTLLRKPSGPALKAWFGGFKEGWTSPCGPRRPMKWRTVWRLTRLGRPPVI
- a CDS encoding polyprenyl synthetase family protein — encoded protein: MTAAARTAVDVTALLERGRTLATPVLRAAVDRLAPPMDTVAAYHFGWIDAHGNPADGDGGKAVRPALAVMSAEVTGAAPEVGIPGAVAVELVHNFSLLHDDLMDGDEQRRHRDTVWKVHGPAQAILVGDALMVLANEILLELGTAEAARATRRVTTATRALIDGQAQDISYEHRERVTVEECLEMEGNKTGALLACACSIGAVLGGADDRTADTLEKYGYHLGLAFQAVDDLLGIWGDPVSTGKQTWSDLRQRKKSLPVVAALAAGGPASEQLGELLAADAKSSDFESFSEEEFAVRAALIEEAGGREWTAEEARRQHTIAIEALDSIRMPERVRDQFAALADFVVVRKR
- the hpnC gene encoding squalene synthase HpnC — its product is MTEAGTARAGDPERDTLDKAGSENFPVAPFFLPRAWRDDLMAVYGFARLVDDIGDGDLAPGGADARLLGVSPQDADDRLLLLDAFETDLAKVFDGTPNHPLLRRLQHTVRSRSLTPEPFLALIAANRQDQLVKRYETYDDLLAYCALSANPVGHLVLAVTGASTPERVRHSDAICTALQIVEHLQDVAEDLGRDRVYLPAADMKRFHVQETDLAAPTAGASVRALVAYETRRARNLLNDGTPLVGSVRGRLRLLLAGFVAGGRAAVHAIAAAEFDVLPGPPKPGKLRLLREVGATLRGEG